One Elaeis guineensis isolate ETL-2024a chromosome 10, EG11, whole genome shotgun sequence genomic window carries:
- the LOC105053068 gene encoding exocyst complex component EXO70B1, protein MMDSSGGAIAAPVADGNLEAAEREIRRWDSASTTAPIFDGGDRSDAERFLRAVDEICRSIKDPIAVGSPRRSSSSSSSAATDAIQIAMARLEDEFQNILVSRVNEFEIESLVDLSSLSMSSSMSGEEVPAGDISDAEGSDEGSLLASGSVGSSLGHRRKSSSYRSTRSIREIDLVPDDAIADLRSIAERMIAAGYGRECVQVYGSARKAAVDLCFRQLGVEKLSIGDVQRLEWDALEAKIRRWIRAARACIRIVFASERRLCDRVFDGLGGVPGGDDAPFTETVKGAAIQLFGFADAISISRRSPEKLFKILDLHDTISDLLPDIAAVFCSKSCESIYTQAAEILSRLAEAIRGILSELENAVLRDPSKIPVPGGTIHPLTRYVMNYISLISDYKQTLVELIVTRPSASSRFSGDDSGAGGPEVDFPEPENQSPLASHLTWIIVILQHNLENKANLYKDSALSHLFLMNNVHYIVHKVKGSPELRELIGDNYLRKMTAKFRQSATSYQRATWVRILYCLRDEGIHVSGSFSSGVSKSTLRERFRAFNAAFDEVHRTQATWLVPDTQLREELRISISERLLPAYRSFLGRFRHHIENDRHPEMYIKYSVEDLEAALSDFFEGCPPAPLSRRRAH, encoded by the coding sequence ATGATGGACAGCTCCGGAGGCGCCATCGCGGCGCCGGTGGCGGATGGGAATCTGGAGGCGGCGGAGCGGGAGATCAGGCGGTGGGACTCGGCCTCCACGACGGCTCCGATCTTTGACGGCGGGGACCGCTCCGATGCCGAGCGCTTCCTCCGCGCCGTCGACGAGATCTGCCGCTCCATCAAGGATCCGATCGCCGTCGGCAGCCCCCGCCGGTCGTCTTCGTCGTCGTCGTCGGCGGCAACGGACGCGATCCAGATCGCGATGGCACGGCTGGAGGACGAGTTCCAGAATATACTGGTTTCGAGAGTCAACGAGTTCGAGATCGAGTCGCTCGTCGATCTGAGCTCGTTGTCCATGTCGAGCTCGATGTCTGGGGAGGAGGTTCCGGCCGGCGATATCTCCGACGCTGAAGGCTCTGATGAGGGGAGCCTCCTGGCGTCGGGATCGGTGGGGAGCAGTCTGGGTCACAGGAGGAAGAGCAGCAGCTACCGGTCGACAAGAAGCATCCGGGAAATCGATCTTGTGCCGGACGACGCAATCGCGGATCTGCGGAGCATAGCGGAGCGGATGATCGCCGCCGGCTACGGCCGGGAGTGCGTCCAGGTGTACGGATCCGCCCGAAAGGCGGCGGTGGACCTGTGTTTCCGGCAGCTGGGCGTGGAGAAGCTCAGCATAGGTGACGTCCAGCGCCTCGAGTGGGACGCACTCGAGGCCAAGATCCGGCGGTGGATCCGCGCTGCCCGGGCTTGCATCCGGATCGTCTTCGCCAGCGAGCGCCGCCTCTGCGACCGCGTCTTCGACGGCCTTGGTGGCGTCCCCGGCGGCGACGACGCCCCCTTCACCGAGACTGTCAAGGGCGCGGCGATTCAGCTCTTCGGCTTTGCCGACGCCATCAGCATCAGCCGCCGATCTCCTGAGAAGCTCTTCAAGATTCTCGACCTCCACGACACCATCTCTGACCTCCTACCCGACATCGCCGCGGTGTTCTGCTCCAAGTCCTGCGAGTCCATCTACACCCAGGCCGCCGAGATCCTCTCTCGTCTCGCCGAGGCCATCCGGGGGATCCTCTCCGAGTTGGAGAACGCCGTCCTCCGGGATCCCTCCAAGATTCCGGTCCCCGGCGGCACCATTCACCCGCTGACTCGCTATGTGATGAACTACATCAGCCTCATCTCCGATTACAAGCAAACTCTTGTCGAGCTCATCGTCACGAGGCCCTCGGCGAGCTCGCGGTTCTCTGGCGACGATTCGGGCGCTGGTGGCCCGGAGGTCGACTTCCCGGAGCCGGAGAATCAGTCACCACTGGCCTCCCACTTGACCTGGATCATTGTTATACTTCAGCACAATCTTGAGAACAAGGCCAATCTCTACAAAGACAGTGCTCTCTCCCATCTCTTTCTGATGAACAACGTGCACTATATTGTCCATAAGGTGAAGGGCTCGCCGGAGCTCCGGGAGCTGATCGGTGATAACTACTTGAGGAAGATGACGGCGAAGTTCCGGCAGTCGGCGACTAGCTATCAGAGGGCGACGTGGGTGAGGATCCTGTACTGCCTGAGAGATGAGGGGATTCATGTGAGTGGGAGCTTCTCTTCCGGGGTTTCGAAATCAACGCTGAGGGAGAGGTTCAGGGCTTTCAATGCAGCGTTTGATGAGGTCCACAGGACTCAGGCAACATGGCTCGTGCCGGACACCCAGCTAAGAGAGGAGCTGAGGATTTCGATATCGGAGAGGCTGTTGCCGGCCTACCGGTCCTTCCTTGGCCGGTTCCGGCATCACATAGAGAACGACAGGCACCCTGAGATGTATATCAAGTATTCAGTCGAGGATTTAGAGGCGGCCTTGTCTGATTTCTTCGAAGGATGCCCACCTGCTCCACTCAGCAGGAGAAGGGCACATTGA